The Vitis vinifera cultivar Pinot Noir 40024 chromosome 16, ASM3070453v1 DNA segment TTTGGAAGAGCTCCTATGACTACATAATATTTTGATGTGAGAACAACCTGGTTCTTAGGTATGAAATGAAAAGACTCCAATCTacgtataaaaaataaatataaatttataaataaaattatgaatattttttcataaaaaaaaatacttaaacatatattatcatttcttttatatccttcaatatatctaaactaaatatattataattttaatattgatatgttttcaaattctatatattattaaagaattttgtaaattatattatacacatattatttttaaaaaattattattttatcatttattgaAGTTTTCTTCAATATCTCTATGAGTTTTCATCAAGTTTTATCTTACCGatctttttatcaaaaatttcactgataatttttaatatatctttatatatccataaaattcaactattgatatatctataaaaaccaatattttcatctttaCTCTTATGCTTCTTTATACTCATGATTGGACTTTCACGAAGTGTACTATTTGCTTCTATTTATCTCtggaaataaaactaaaataataaatggagactAAGGGTTAAAGCATTAACCATTGGGTAATGGGCTAATACTAAGTTTTCACTCCATTAAAAAGACATCTAAAGAACCCTTCAAACTTCATGTTTGAGTTCTTATTAGTGTCAcgaacaaatgaaaattttcgcTCCAATGCCTAGTAAAAAGTCTTTTTGAATGAAAAACGTAGTAAAGAATTAGGCATGACCGAATGGAATGATGGGTTTGTTGTTTGTCACGGTAGAAGTGCATATTATATAATTCGCATAGGCACATAAATTTTTCGAACTCAATAAAGACTAGATTTGGTGATCACAAGAATGGTGCGAGTTTGCTAGGATTGAATAAACATCCTTGGTTTGGTTttttcaattgattctctttatgTGCTCAAATACATGTTTTGTACACATCTTATAGTCTTATAAAAGTATTGATCCCCGTGTTTTGTACACAcggctttttattttataaaatctcaATTTCAATCTTATGAACGTTTTTTTATCGTGATGTAGTATTGCGAATTAAGAATAACCATGAGTTTTGACATTTTCAGTTTCAACAAGCATAAGCAGCAAACAATAACTAgaaatcaaaaattaaaatcactgAACACTAAAATGCAATCTGGTCCATGACATCATGAACCCCTCAAAAGAAGTGGGAAAAGCCAGAACATAGTAACTACTGGCTTGTAGAATAGCAAACAAGACCACCTTCTATAAGTGCCATAACACGACCTCAGCAAGACACTGGTGAATCTTTTCATACAAACTATGGTTAAAACTTAAACCAACCTGACAAACAACCATCCAGCCGCAAATGAGTAGAGGCACAGGTCACAATAATGGCGTCATCTCAATCTTCTCATTCATCAGACTGATCAGATTCATCGGAATCCTCCTGAGATGTCACTGCTGATCCTTGttcctcatcatcttctttGCTTATCCTCACGGCTCTATTAGCAGTCATCTTGGTCAGTGCAGCAATTTTGCTTGCCCTCTGTGAGCGTGTGTTTATTGTGCCAGTAACCTGAGGAACAAAAGAAGTGGGTGACAGTTCTTCTTCAGAGGAAGACTCTTGATTTCTTACTCCTTGCCTGGTACGAGCAGGCCTGCTCGAGCGTGAGACTGGTGTTGGTTGTATTTCCATGGAATCATCCACATCAAAGTTCAAATCAAGCTCTAACCTTCCTAGAATATGCATTGATGGGGAAAATATTGTTATTAGGTGATAAGTATAAAAGCAAAACAGAATTTAGAGTCAAAAAAGAACAGCCCATCTAAAACcttcatttcttatcatttgTAACAGATACTATAGTAACTGGAACTGCCGCTGAGACAgccaaaacaaaataaacttcCAGCTGAATGTAGTTATTCCATAAGGTCATATTTAGGAAATGGGTCAAAAGGAAATGCCGGCTCTTTGTTTAAGTTGCCATTGATGTTGAAATAATACCACAATGCCAGCCATGGAATACAGCCAACAATTTGTTGCAGGAAGTGATTCCTCCTATGAATTGTTGGTCTGTCTTCTCAAACTGGAAGTTAAAAGAAGCTTTTGGCACCAGTTCCATGATTTAGATTTCCAATTATGCAGCCTAAACATCAGTGCAAAGTCTACTTATGAGAAGGAAGAATTTTACCCAAAATACAATTTGCCTGCTCTTGGGATAATTCCTGATCAGGTTCTCTATCTATTGCCTTAAGACGTTCGGCCATCCGCTTCAACTCTTTTACAACCTCACGTTCTGCAAATGCAGATTCAGCTACACGATTTAAAAGCCTCCTCATTAACTTTATTGCCCCTTGTTCCGATAACCGGAAATGAAGCAACACGAGTACTCTACATAGTGCTGAGACATAGGATTTCTGGGCAGGTGTCTTCTTTGCATGAAAACTTACCACCTAAATAAAACATccaaacaaaaacaatataGCCCCATTTCATCAAAGTATCCTTTGCACAGAATTTACATCAAGACTAGGTACACCATGGTAACCAACTACAACTCACCCATTCCCAATAGAGTATGGATCTATCTGGGTCCACTGTTTGATGCCAGATTATAATATTAATGAGATTACAACTCATTCCAAAATAACAAAATGAGATTTTATAAAtgcaaatcaaaattaaagataCAATATccacaattttctattttctctttattttatctgtagttttttaatatcaaattttcCCTTAAGGTTTTGATATATTTGTCAATTTCTCATTATCTCCATCTATCCAATGTGCATTGTCCATATCATAGTGGTTAACTTGTAAAACATATCAtgtattgtttttctatttttttgtatcaTGTAACGTATCGTATAATGTattgtaagtttttttatatagcaaaaaataaatagaaaatattatgtaTATGTGTGAATATCTATTAAAAGTATGGAGTATAAAAGATAGTAGGATCTACAAGGTTAAACTATATTATATgctatgaaaacattgaatgcTAAAGTTTTGACaagttcaaattaacaaaatataactttaatatatagattcatcaaataaatccacaaaaataatttttttcaatttttaacaatgatttttaattccaaattcTAACTAGGCATATGCACTTATTGTGTTgttaattgatatatatatatgtctttaTGTGTCATCTTCAAAGTTCTAGCTTTTCAAGTTCATCATCATTCCTTTTCcaccaaaaaagaaatacaaaaaaaagaaactaatatattaagtaaaaaaatttattcgctaatcaccatcattttcattgtcAACATTCAAAccatttaaatgaaaattttccaataagCATTGTAAAATTAAACTTAATGGACTTCTAGTATAgcatctaacaataagaatgcAATGTTtcatataagattattttacttatttctcctttttatgatcaatttttaatcttttagtatattttaaacaattaacataataaattctttaaaaaaaaaaactaatttgatttttttttttaattatagaaaatagttgAAGATGTATGTATCATTGTATCATAATATCACGTATTGTATCGTATCGTGTATCATATATGTATTGTAAGATACACTTTAAAATAAGATACTGACTATGATATGCAtcgatttccataaaaaaaaaagtattgttCATTGTATCGTATCATGTATCATAAGTTTTTATGCATCGTGTAttgtaagtttttaacaactatggtCCATAGACATTCCTAATGTCTTTATCCAaattttccaccttttcctcctTAATTCCTACTATCTTCATAAATTAAACATCATAATATTCATAAAATACTAGTCACAGGTTAAAAACATAGCACAAAGCATGAGGATTGAAATATTCAACTCCTTGCCATCTTTCATAGTCAAGAAATAACCATATGCCAAGTGAATCTCACAGTTTTAAACTCTTACCTCTGCAGCTATCCGGATAGCAAGACCCTCCTCCCCACATTCAAAATCAAGTGAAGGCTCCGAAAAACCATCTAGCACTTCAGGCAGTTCattattttggttttcattCTGTTTTTCAGTCTCTTTTGCATATAAGGGAGCTTGCATCATTTGCAGCATAAAACGTGATGCCTGAACTGCAAGCTTACGCACATTAGACACCATAAAAGGAGATCCCCCTGCTCTGGTATTGATCCCTGGCCACATTGAACGCATGACAGGCATGAAAGATTTGGATATACATTTCTgcatttaaagaaaaagaacaaaaggtTGAAAAGTTAAATTAGAAAAAGGGCCATTAACAAGTATATCTAATGCCATGTGTAGTAATATGCTAGATACAAATATAAGAGACATCACATCCTGGAATCGATGTTACTTACCTTGTGATCGGCTGAGAGTGATGGGTAATGCTCAAAGAATACAGATAGGCACTGTTTCAACCTGGTCAAGAACTCAAAAAGATATCAATATAAAtgactaaataaaaaagaattaagaaTCAGATATAGGAAGCCACAAAGCAACCCACCTCTGCAGTTCTTTAGTTTCATTACTGAAATATAGGATTATAAGCTTGCTCAAGAATAAAGGATGTAATGAAGCAGGTATGCATGGATAGTTCTCACTCAGAAGAAGAATCTTTGCAAACCCCTCCCCTAGGATAGCTTGAACTGACTCATTCTCATCCATATCTACAGATTTGATCCAATCATTTACGTTGAGTCCGGCATATAACAGATCAAGCAATTCAACATTCCAATCCTCATTCATATCACACAAATTAACAGGACTAAAGGTCATCTTATTTTCATGAAGCAGTGATGAGAGCTCCAGCCCCATTGCTCTATCTACCTCCTGGGGACCATGCCACATGCCAATGTCAATCAATGCCTTACAAGCCACAATACTAATTGAAGAAGAGCCCTTAATAAAACAAAACCTCAACTGTTTTACTAGTTCCACACTTGGCTTCCTCTCCAGCAAACCAAAAAGGCCAAGACATCTGGTAGCAACCCTCTGCACAGCCAAGTGAACATGCTTTGCCTGCATTTCATAGTCCTTATAAATGTTTAATACCTTCCATAAGAAAAGGAGGATTAAGAAAGATATAGCTCAGTGCAAGTAACAATCCAAAAAAATGTTTCACAGAATTCATACCCCTGGAAGCAATAGGGACTGCAGTAGCTCATCAGGTTCAATGGATTTCCCTTGCATCCAACGGAATGATTTAGCATTTTCCAAGAGAAGGCCAGTCACAGAAAGGCAGTGCATCCAGTGCAGGAAATCTGCTGTTCTCTCCCTACAAGGCTGAGCAAGCTCCTCTACAACGCCAAGAAGAACTTCTTCAAATTCACCAGCGGCAGCATGGACTTTCCTTGCCAACCCTGACACTGCATCAGCCCACTCTCGGTCACCACCAAGATTTACCCCATCTCCCATGACAACTTTGTTCCCATCTTCATCCACTTCATATTCAATAGGCTTGCGCAATAGTTCCTGCACAAAACCACTAGCAACCTTCCTGTTTGTAGCATCAGAGAAATCGAGCATAGCACCGAGCAATAGTAGCTGCCGAGATGCAAAACAATAATTTGATCCTGAAATTATCAGATAGTAGAACATTgtaaagctaaataaaaaatatgaattaatgCTTTGTTTGGGGAGCATTTTCCAAAACTGTTTTCCGAAAATAGTTCtgaaaaaacagtttttgaaaattgttctcttatattttatacaacaaaagtttatttgagaatttaaaatcttcttaacttgtttttttatatttttaaatatgttttatattatattgcttcatttttaatcattctctataTCTGTATAATTAACttttaaaacaaccctaaaaaaaaaaaagtgaaaacaactaagactgtttaaaaagtgttttcgaagattgttttttagaacaatttttttaaactattctctaatgttttgtagaacaaaagtctatttggaaAGCTAAAATGCTTATaacatgttttctatgtttttaaatatgttttaaaaataacttttatacatattgtttcatttttaatcattctccatagtgtataattgttttttaaaacccttagaaaacaagtggaaacaattaaaaaatgttttctgaaataccacattttctattttaaagaacaaaaaactattttttgttcttaaaaaccaaaaactgttttctttttataagaataaaaaattgttttatattttctaattttcaaatgtgttttcttgctttttttaaagaacaaaaaactgttttcaaaaatagttaataAACAGAACCCAAAAGATATTCTTTTAAAACAccatgttttatattttttacaaacaaaaaattattttatgggTTTTAGaagtcaaacatgttttcctgatttcttattctaaaaaattaaaaaccgttttcaaaaaattgttttaaaactggtttttatttgttgtctgtttttaagaataaaaaattattttatattttctaattatcaaacgtgttttcctgtttttcttttcctaaagaacataaaactgtttttgaaaatagttagcGAACATGATTTAAAAGATGTTCTCTAAAAAcaacatattttcaatttttacgaACATAAAATTCTTTTCTAGTTTTTAGATGTTAAACAcgttttcctaattttttattctaaaaaacaaaaaaaattaccaaatagaGGCTAAGTTAAGCTCAAATCAACCATATGAACTACACCCACCAGCATCAAGATGAGCTTTGACCAATTCTACATAGTCAGAAACCATTGCAGGAAGAACTCTCTCTAGAAGGTCATTATTGTCTGATGCTTCTGCTGCATACACTGCTGCTTCAGCACCCATTGTTGCAGCAGCATCAGAGCCTCTTTCCTGCTCAAACATTCATAAAATCCTCAGATAATTGAGATGATGTGTAGGTAACTCAAACCTCAGTATGAGTAACTTCCAGCCTAGTAAGTGAATTACATGGTGACACTCACTAGATGTCAAATAGCAAACCAGGAACATTATAATGTGTTCCCAACCAGTTATGCCTGTGATTAACcttcaattggcatgcttggtTATAAAAATGTGGTAAAGACGTTTTCAAGCATTAATACCATGCCtaccaagaaaacaaaaagattcCCAAGAAATAGAATAAGTAATAAACCTTGCTTCTTGCAAGAGGTTtcttaaaaatgtttcctaCAAAAACTTCTAGTAttaatgcaaagaaaaaaacaatcaaactaAACAGCTTACTTGTGCTTTCATCTGCAAATTCCTACATACAGTTTTCCAATAAAGAGCAACCTCTGCTTCCATCAGTCGGATTCTTGGGATGCAGTGGCCTGATTCTCCTGAAATAAATATGCATAAAACATTAAGATGCTGCAAACTGAAAGTTATGCTTAGATAATCAAACTGAAAGCCATGTTTTACAAGGCTTTCAAGCCTCGAGCCGAGGCTCTACAAATTAgccttgaggctatagcctTAGTTAAGGTAATTGAAGCTCAAGACTCACCCTATTGAGGCTTATAGTTTTGAGGCTACAGCCTCAAGGCGGTTGAGGCCTAAGCCTCAAATATCCAAAGGGTTTTCGACCTTTATTGGCTTTTGATACATATTTTAGAAAAGGCTTAAGTCTCAATATTCAATGAGTTTTAATGGGTTCTATCATGTATGCTTTTGTGGACTTCCTAAAtaaatttcatgaattttatatCGAGTCCCTACTTGGTTAaaccttttacaaaataaaGGTTTACTTAACTTTCAGTTAACTTTTAAAATGGAAGGGAAAAAGAGTTTGAGAAGAAAGGGAATTATTGACATTCCTAGTTTGATctcatatataatttaattattgataaatgaaaaaagatACCACTACAATTGGTGGATGAAGAAAAAGAGGTATTGGTGAATAATAACACAAATGGGAGGGATAATATAGCAATTGGATATTATTATAGTCGTTGGAGGATCCTAGTGATAGTAACAAtaatgttgaaaattatttggtaAAACCATGAGAGCTAAATTTTAGGATTGAAGAAGAAACTAAACTAGAACtattaacaatgaaaaataattaattttatcattatgaagtttatgtcttttttattattcaatttattgCGATgttatgagaatttttttattttctgataattttttattatttatttgtttaagttgaggcttaagcctcattCAAGCAAAACGCCTCAAGACCGcctttagccttttaaaacattgaattAGAGTATTCAAAAGGTTCAAACATGTAACTTCCTCATTTGCAACCCAACCACTGCCACCTAAGTCAAGCCTTTA contains these protein-coding regions:
- the LOC100242435 gene encoding uncharacterized protein LOC100242435 encodes the protein MVVDMEAEKALMQKIARVLDESGASNAAHIRKLKDLSTLRSASSSSLFFSAFSKTLIPLFAFPRRTSSAERTVRFIATFASKCDSTTAFLEEFFRFLVNAATAANKTARFRACQMISEIIMRLPDDAEVSNELWDEVIECMRLRVGDKVPLVRALAVRALARFATDSENSDILDLFLEALPLEHNAEVRKMIVLSLPPSNATSVAILDHTLDVSEVVRKAAYYVLANKFPLQSLSIKVRTIILQRGLADRSAAVTKECLKLLKDEWLVKCCNGDPIELLKYLDVETYELVGESVMEVLLKAGAVQLQDDQSIQQFIVATSNEIEGESGHCIPRIRLMEAEVALYWKTVCRNLQMKAQERGSDAAATMGAEAAVYAAEASDNNDLLERVLPAMVSDYVELVKAHLDAGSNYCFASRQLLLLGAMLDFSDATNRKVASGFVQELLRKPIEYEVDEDGNKVVMGDGVNLGGDREWADAVSGLARKVHAAAGEFEEVLLGVVEELAQPCRERTADFLHWMHCLSVTGLLLENAKSFRWMQGKSIEPDELLQSLLLPGAKHVHLAVQRVATRCLGLFGLLERKPSVELVKQLRFCFIKGSSSISIVACKALIDIGMWHGPQEVDRAMGLELSSLLHENKMTFSPVNLCDMNEDWNVELLDLLYAGLNVNDWIKSVDMDENESVQAILGEGFAKILLLSENYPCIPASLHPLFLSKLIILYFSNETKELQRLKQCLSVFFEHYPSLSADHKKCISKSFMPVMRSMWPGINTRAGGSPFMVSNVRKLAVQASRFMLQMMQAPLYAKETEKQNENQNNELPEVLDGFSEPSLDFECGEEGLAIRIAAEVVSFHAKKTPAQKSYVSALCRVLVLLHFRLSEQGAIKLMRRLLNRVAESAFAEREVVKELKRMAERLKAIDREPDQELSQEQANCILGRLELDLNFDVDDSMEIQPTPVSRSSRPARTRQGVRNQESSSEEELSPTSFVPQVTGTINTRSQRASKIAALTKMTANRAVRISKEDDEEQGSAVTSQEDSDESDQSDE